The sequence TTGATTATGTTGTCTGGGATATGCTTTTCATCCATGTCTGCTAAATCATTGAAATCATGGGAGCATGATTTTGCAATTTGAGGAACATGAAGTTCCTTTGCAGAAATATCATCTCTCATTTAGGTGAAGAATTATGCCAACTAggaaagagatatatatatatatatatatatattgaggatGTTAGGTCATGTTCTTCCTAAGATTTCCACTGCAAATGCTGTTGCAAGTCAACCAAGTTTGCAGTAAATTTGATTGCATGCCTAAACTTTGGCATGGAAGATGTGGCTGTAAAGCTAATGCACAGATCATAAGATTGAGATCAGCTTGTCTATCATGAATTCCAATACCATCAGAACACAAACCACTTGAAGAATCATATGAAACATCTCATCTCATGTTCTGAGATCAGAGAGGAAAGCCTTTTCACATCAGTGATCGATCAGCTTCCAGTTTCTGCAATGATCTGCAGTGAAGGGCGCCAATGTCGAGGCCTCGCTGCTGACTGCTTGCTGGTCTTATGTCCATCCCTCTCCTGCTTTGCTACCTGAAAAATTCCATCACTGCGATCACTCTGCTACTGATTCATCTCGATGTATGGAGAAGAAAACATTCTCTCATGAACTATACATTGTGCTCGAATTCTCTCCTCTAGCCTGATCGAACTGCCATTGATTGAACAGGATGTACCTGATCTGTGATTTCTGAGTCCTCCTTGTCTTCTCCATCTTTACCCACGTGAACGACCTCATCATCTGTTCCAATCCTCTGCTGCTGCTGTCTCTCCATCAGTTCAGCCtgtctcttcttcatcttctcgaTCTTCCTTGCCTGGATAGCCTTCATGACCTCTGAGTCAAAGAATTCAGATAAGAGATGTACATGATTCGATCACTGTGACAAGCTTCGGAAGCTAAATGGTGATCAAGAACCTTGGGAGGTGATGAGCCGATACACTTGGCCGAGCAAGAGGGTGTCCGTGGCCTTGAGGAGCCTCACCCGGGTTAGCCGGAGGGTGCCGCCGCCGTTGCCGTCCAGCTTCTCCTCCGGGACGTAGAGGGTGATGAGGGCCACGTAATAGCCTGGGTTGTTCTTCATGACCTCCGACGCACTCGTGGGCCAATAGAGCCTCTCCGCTCTGCCTCCGGGGTGTTGGATCACCACCGCCGCTGCATCCGTCACCTGACAGTTCCCCATTCCTCCTCCTTGTCTCTTTGTTGGTGCTGATGGCGGTGGCCACAGCGATGAGAGTTATGGAAGACGAGGCTTCAGCCGGCTACAGTCGCCATTTGGTGGACGGTGTTGCTCGGAGTTGATGATGATACGGTGGAGGAGTGCGCGGTGTTATTATGGAGGAGAGGGTGACGGCGGGCCCAATGGAGCAATTCATTGGTTGATACGTTATCCGACACGTAGCATGATGTCTATGGGTCCCATACGCTTAGATTTTTAGGTATTTTatcaacaaaaaaatattaaaatttcattGAATGATGCCGACTAATTGATTCTTATATGAGGATAGTTTTTTATTAATTTGAGAAAATAATCTTTTATCTTCCGCTAGGCGATGAGTGTTGGAAAAATATACGTAATAAGAGAGTAGGAGGAAAAGACGATCAACGACGTCACTTATAATGAGGCAAGAACAATTGATGAAACGTAAAAGGATATTTTCATCTAGTTGATAATAAAAATGTGCTCCcagaataaaaattaattatgagagtattatttgataaaagcctaacaataaattttttttgtcaCAATATCTTTGATTTTTATTAGCATACTTTTTGCTATTAACCAAAATGAGGTTTTatcataaatgtcttgatatcggaGTTAAACATTAATTTAGTTGAACCAAAATGTTTGTCAACAAGATTTTGTAAGGGTTTGGATTATTTTTTCAGATAATTTTTTTGAGACAAGTATCTCAAGTCATAAGTTTCTAATCATTCGAggtttcatatgaaaataaatttgGATCTTAAATCATATGAAAAACTTTTATTTATAGAGTAGTGAGTAGAATAttcttataataaaaaatatttttttaaaaaattatcttcTCAAGCTATTATTGTGAGGTATTGAATGATCCAAAATACTAATAGATGATGATTTTTTACTTAAATTGGTATTATTCTACTGATTACGtagattaaaaaatcaataattaattatttttatcttacaTCAATATAAATCATTTATAGAATACATATAATATCATTATCATGTTAAATACATAATGTTTTAATGAACAATAACTACAAAACTTATGTTGTTGGTTTGTGTGCATAATATCAAATTAAAATATCTAATATTGTCATCCTCTTTTCCATCCAAACTTCTGCTACCACTACTATTAGCTTCAATTATCTAAACATTAGATTCAATATGGATAACACAATTAAAATCTTTATTATAACATCATAGCATACCACAAGTTTGAGTCTCATATTTGTCCATCTCAATTTTAGTTTCATATATCAATCTTAACATGGTTTGaacataataaaaatatgatgttaAGGTTTAATATAGATTGAATCATTTCTTAACAAATTTATAAATGTTAGTTTAAAATGAATGCAAAGTATCATTTAAGATGGAGCTATCATATTGTGAGGGTCAATTTTGAATCTTGTATATGGCAACAACAAGATGACATCCCCTTGTGTTCTTATCAGGTCAAACTTTGGAGGAGTGTGGAATCCATGGGCATCTGATCATTAGTTTTACAACTCCCCTCAGTAGTGTCATTGCCTTTGATATTTGCTCCCAAATCCAACCTCATGTTGGTAGAAGAAGAAACATAGTAGTGAAAGCTACAATCCCCCAAAGTTGGCAAGTTGGTAATGCCTTGACATGGAGTTTCATTTTGGATCAATACAATAGTGTGGTGCatctcttcttttcctttctttaagAGAAAGTAAAGTGCTTACTTTAACTTGAACTTAGGTATGTATGATTAAATTATGATGAGAATCTATGTTTCTTTTAGCAGTCTAACAAAAGGGCTTGGCATTCCCACCTGCAAACCCCATGAACAACTCATTAAACATTCATCAATCATTAAGACAATCTCAGAAAAGTAGATTCAACCACCACCACTCCTACAATTTAGCATACAATATGTATCATCCTCCTTTTTATCTTGTACCTGAGCTGGAGCTGTTTGCACTGTTGGAAGGTGATCTCTTTCCACACCCCCAATTAAATGCCATTAATGACAGCATGTGAAGTGCTGGTGGTCAAGAACTGAGGGAGTGGTGGAGGGTGACCAGATGCACAATTCCAACTCAAAAAGTTTGTGTCATGTGTTGGATTGCTTTGGTCCAATCTTATTCTTCAGGGTTTGCAGTCTGATGCAAATAAATATACTGAAGACTCATCCTGAACTGCAAGTCTGTAGATTTCCATACAGCCAATTTTAGAGGAGTTGTTGGTTTATATTAGATTAAGAACAGTTTAGATGTCACCTCTGGTACACACACATCAAGCTCACTAAATACAATGAATCCTCTCCCACTGACATTGCACATTGAATACTTTTAATTTTATGCCACAGAATCATTTAGCATAGTAAAATGAGGGTACATCCAATATTTAACTGCTCCTTCCAATAGGTTGGTTTAATTCAGCATCATTGAATGGCCAACCAATTGTTCATCAATGCACTAAAGGTCTTAGTGTCTTCATGGTGAACTACTTTTATCTAACCTTATGATGGGGTATATATTTaggctattgagttcaaatcacaaTGAGATGTTCTAAGGTTTTGATGTGACAGAAGTTATGATTGTTATTAGGTGTTGTCAACATGCATAGGTGCAGGGTGATCTATCCTCTCAATTTGACAGGGTTTCAGTAATAACAAGGGACACAAATCAATGACAGTGAACGATTAATTGTCTAACAATTAGCTGTGGAAGAATATGAGAATAAAGCCAATTTTGATTAAGAATAGTGGATCAGATAGACCTAAGGACTTACAAGCTCATGGCTTATCTGAATTCTCAGCTCAAATTATCTGCCATATGATCTCCTCAGAACTTACAAGCTTACAAGGAGCAACAGAAcatatgaaagaaagaaagaaggaaagaaagaagaaaagcttCCAGTTCCAACAATTTGGCAAAATGCATTCACATTTATTCTAAACCAAATGATGGATGCTTAAAAAACCAATCAATGCAAGcaaaaaaccttatttttttctGCAAGATATTTGATAGCTGCTTCTTTGTAGGTAAGCAACACACACGCACAGAAATAGAGAATTATGATACTTCCTCCATTGTTATGTTCCAAAGAGTCAAGAAAAGGAAAACCAACTGTTCCAGTGAAGATGAAGTAAAGAAACCTAAAaggctaaaattttcttttttgcatTGAGAGTACTCTGTTATCATAGATTTGCTAGTCTGCTATAGTGAACATCCTTCAAGAATAACAGTACTTGGCAAAGGTACCTTAATCTGTCCCAAAAAGACCTGTCCTTCAAAATGAAGTTAAGCTGAAGGTTACTCCTAAAAGTTTCATCCAGATGACAAATTTCCACAAATAGATTTCAGTCTCCAGGTCTACTTGTACAAATAAACAAACAATAAATTACAGTATTCAGCAAATCCAGGGTGTCAAACAATAAACTCAAACCATTTCCTCAGAGTTCATAGATCAGATGATGCAGTTCACTATTTCAATCTTTTTTTAACTCTCACAAAAATAGATACACATGCAGTATAGTGTCATGTTGAATATTGGCATTGCTTAGTGACAATTATACCAACCATGTCACTCGAGAGGAAGCTGCATCCACATGCAGAACAATATCAAAATTTTACAACCTAAGTGACTCATGCTGGAAAGTGATCATTGGTCAAGCACATCCGGTTCTGATGTCTCTGCAGTCTGAACTAAGACACCATAGTTTTCTATACAAGATTTTTTCGAAGAAGATATAGCATGCAATCACAGTTGAACCCGTATCACTAGCTGAAAAATTAGCTTTTCTAGATATGACAGATGCCAAAAAAGTAAATGAAGTCAAGACGAGTTCTAGTTATGTCAAAAAAAACAATTCCAAGATTATAAGCATGGCATGTCAATATACAAATCAAACATATATTCATAGAAAATTGCAAAAGGCAAACCAATTTGGGTTCACTTGTACCACAAGAATTTTCTTTAGGCCAAGAAGGAAAACAAAATACACCATGGCTTCGCCCAAAGAACTCTCTAAATTGACAAGATTAGACATACTCTGAAGAACACCTAGCCTGGAGGCTCATACAGATGGAAAAAATTTATTGAGGTTAAATGGCAATGCATAGAATTCCTCACTTCTTGTATCTGCCTTGAAGCTTCGGAACCTTTTCCACCAATGATAACCTCTGTCCCTTTTTGTCGCATCATGATGCCTATGGAGGGTATTATCCAAGAAAAATGCGACTAAGCCAGCAACAAATGGCTTTGAAGAGAATATTACATTGATGATATCATTAaactggaaaagaaaaaaagaacaatgAGCACCATGCACAATCATATTTTAGGAATGAGAGAATAAGTAGTAACTATCATGCTGTAATTTTCAGCATACCCATCTTGCTTTAGTATGAACTGGACCATAACCAGCAACAGAAGTGTACTCATTGAAGTACTGGGGAACTGACAGACCCATGAAAACAGATAATCCTAGGATGAACTTAGTTCGGAAGCTGTTGAGATTGCAGAACTGCAGAAAACTAAGACCTGCAGCACCTGTTACAGCAGaacgataaattataaataatttcatatgaGGAACTCAAGTTGTTGAGTGTTAATAAGCTGTCTCTTATTTCTATTACATACCAACATATGCAAAGAAAAGACAATACAGTGCTGCAAAAATTGGTGCGGGAATCGATGCAAAAACTGCTCCAAATTTTCCTGAATTGGCAACAAGACAGAAAAAATCAATCCATTTGATATGGTTAGTCTAATTGTATATAAGTTCATGTGAAAAGTGCTTCTGTAACTCCTAAACTCTattcttgaatgatcttaaataACTTTAAGGGTGTGTTTAATTGTAGAATTGTCAACTATATTACAGTGTGCatcatgaataaaaaattaaatgccCAAAATTATTAACTAAATATAATACTGGTATTTACCTATAACATAACGACTTTGTCAAAGAGAATTTATCAGGTCAAATCCTTATACATATGGATTTAAGAAGATTCAACATGATATGAGAACAGCATTCATTTTGGTACTCCAGCTAAACAAAGCATCTCAAGGAGACTCAAGACTGTTCATACCAAGTACAAAATAAGATGTTGTACTCGAAGACATATCAGAGGGATCCTTTTAACCAGATAGGTATAAAGAACTCCATACGGTAAACAACACTGTAAGTTATAGAGCTAGGTGGCTCCGAGGACATTTTGTAGAAGATTATTCAATAAGCTAATGTGTGGGAGGCCAGAGACATCAGAACATGGACAGCTTACcaagaatagaaaagaaaatcaTGAATCCTGCAGATATTTGAACAACCCTTCGGCTGCCAATTCGTGTTAAAGCCAGTAAACCAGCATTTTCActgcaaaataataaaaaaatatttcttacaaGATGGTAGAAGCTTATGACAAGGATTAATCATCTGAAAGGAAAGTGAACCAGCTATTActaaaataagaaattttgaaAGACACTTACACAGATACTGAGGATCCGTTTGCTGTTCCAAATAGTCCATCCAACAAGATACCAATGCCCTGAAGCCAACACTTGACTGTTACATACTTGGCAAAGTTTGCATGGATTTAGGTAAACAGCAGCTGAATTTAATACCTGCCAACCAATACCACGACTGAGAACTGATGGAGGCAATGGTGTCGCACTTGCATATCTTGTGACTGCAATGAAAGTTCCAGTAGACTGCACAGACATTTATCAGAAAGAACCTTGTTGGGAAATTATGAAAACACTGCATTTGAGTAAGCAGATTTATGTTTATCTGATCACTATTATAAGATAGCTATAGTCTAAACCAGCATCTTAGATCAAGAAAAGGAAAGATGATATTTGACCTCAACAAGGGAAACAAATGAAGCAGCCATCATTGCAAAAGCTTCACCAGCATCAAATGTTGGTGCACCCCATTGGAAAGGATATGGAAATCTAATCCTATTTGTTGCCATGAATAAGATTTTAGAAGATACAAAGGTCATTAGCACAAAAATGCGGTAGAAATAATCTTACCAGGGAGAACCACCAACAAGCCCTGAACGATCCGTACGGCAATGTAATTGTGTCTTTGGTGGTGTATGTCTATAAGCTCCTCCCACCGTAAGGAAGTATGCATAAAGCCATACAATTGCAACCGAAAGTATGACAGAAAATCGATCAAACACAGGCTTCTCTGAATGTAGAGAATGAGGAATGTACTGTTGGAAAAAGATAacatcatttattatgatttttataagtTGCATTAAACATGAATGTAGAACACGAATGTGATACCCtcaaaaagttcaatgataataaTACCTGTGAGAATATGACTAAAAGAATTATCTGTGGTAGCCCAATTTCGATGCACTTGGCAACCTGCAATCCACATtttaataaatgagaaaaaaataataggAAGATCATAGAAAAGTATCCAGAAGCACATTAGCATGAAAAGGTTAGTTTGACAGTAGAatttaatttccaccaaaaacagtAAATTATTACCCCAGGAAAACCAAGCTCATAAAGTCCAAAGCCAGCAAGTGCAACCAGAGGAACCACTGCCAGTGGACTTAAGAATCTGGATACTCATATTACAGAAGGCAAGAGAACATTATGAACAAAAAATCACAGACATTGAtgatgataaaaaagaaaatgatattaCCCACCTAGCTACGTTTCGCCAAAGACCACTGAAACCGACAATAATTTGAAGGGTTGAAGCAACAATCAGGGCACCCTGTGTTCCACGCATTATACGCAAAAATTTCTGCATGATACAATGCTGCTGAGTGATTTTGAAAAAGAGCACAATGAAATGCAAAGTTCAGACTTCTAGCAACCTCGTGCGGATCCACAATATTACTGTAGCGACCAGCCAAGATAATAGAGATGGTTGGCACAACAAAAGTATAAGAACCTCCAATTACAGCCGGCAACCGTGTACCAAACAAAGTTTGGAATAGAGTGTTGATACCAGCCACAAACAGCAATGTCTGGACTACCCTGGCTTTCTCATCCTAATTGTGATGATCACAGTTTTAAAAAGGTAAGGTACCAAACTATAAGAAATCAACCACAAAAAACTATacatataacaaaaaaaatcctCTAAAAACTGATTCATTCTTACATTTCCTCCGCCCATTTGAGGAACAAGAGCAGTGGGGATGATAACAGTAGTGCCTAGCATAACCAGAAAATGTTGAAAACCAAGAAGTATGGCTTCAGCTGCATCGCAAAgatccaaaaaacaaaaaaaaaagtcaagatCCAATTTTTATTAACCAGAACAAAATTGCACGTCAATTGAAATGGAAAATTAATTCATATAAAGAAGGCATTAATGAAGAGCATATCAGATCGTCAAACAGAAAATGTGAGCAAGACAAGAAAAATCTGACCATGTCACAAGAAATAAGTAGATTTACTTCTTTCCTCCGTAGAGGAGCATTCAACAGGAAATCACAGATCCGAAAAGAATCCCATTGTCTTGAAaaccagaaaaaaaaatatatatgaagggTTTCAAGCAACGAGAATGTCACCGCTGGCAAATCAAAAGACATCTAACATATTCAAGCAACAATGCACACAGTACCAGACAACATAAGCCAACGAGATTCACAGCAAAAGAAGTGGGAGGAGAACAAGCAGTGTTCCTCGGGAACAGGAGAGATATTCTGGAGGCAATAAGATGGGGGAAGGACTCACGCCAGGGAGGCGGGCTGGTGATGCAGTAGGAGACATTGGGCAACTGATCCTTCACCGGGTGCGGCTGCAACTCGTCCTGCTTCGGCGCCGGCGCCGCTCCTCCACCACCTGCCatcccctctcctctcctctcctctcctcctcaagAACTTACCCCTGCAAGAAGCTCCAAGCCAGCACTGTGAAGAACCTCACACCCCCAACAGCAAGAAAAAGAACACATTAAGCAAGAAACCCACGAAGGGATTCCAAGATTTGCAGGCCCGAAGCATCAAGATCCAAATTGCAGGGCAGGATGAGGAAGAAACCAGGAAGACAGTGGCCAAAGACCAGTAGTAAGAGTGGGAGAAAGAAGGCCACTCAAAACTCCTCCAACAGTAAGTGTGCTACTGCTCTCCACCCATCAACCCACAATATGTGGAAAAGAAGCAAGTGGGTGTCTGCCTATTGGTCTCATAAAGTAGGCACAAACACACCCCCAAAATCACCctactctctctctttctctctctctagccAAAGCATTTCCCATGTATGAATCTTGATATCTCATTCTCTCTCATCTTTGGTGTGATGGGTGGAATTTTGTGcaaacctttctctctctctctctctctctctctctcttcctgttTTCTACCATTTGTCTCACTAGTTTTAACTAAATTCAGAAGGTATTTCTTTTTAATTTATGAGTAAATGTTTAAGGTGAATGTTCTGACTAATGTTATGTTATAATTAGCatggaatttaatttttttaaatatttttgttcttaaatcaataaaaatacatATTTGAGACCTGATCAGATTTTTAATTATAACAGATAAaactatttttaattatttggaaACAGCTTAAGCTATGTGCAAATTCTTGTTAGggattatatttttgaaattacaaTTGCCAAATTTTAATCCTAATCATAGATGTGAAAGATAAAATAAGATGAGCTTTGAGCCTCATAATTCTCAAAACAGATGTGTGACTAATATGTATGACATATGGATGATATATCACACAAGATGtggaatcataagagttcttatctAACATGACAAAAGGGGAAAAAATTGTAGATTACTATGACCATCCATTTCATATGATGTTGTGAGATCTCAATCACAAAAGATTTAAATGATAGAGAAAGGGATGAAAATGATAGAAATGAATCTTTGTTATGTTAGATAGAGATAGGGTCAAATAGgtcatggatttttttttttttttttttgggtgaaaGAAGGAGAAATGTGGGttccaatgatttttttttaggtATATCAAGTTCCTAATATTTTATTATGTATTAACACTAGTATTATgagtttatttttttaataataagaaTTAGGATCGGATTCGTAATGGATGTTAGAATCTAATATTCAGTTCGATTTAATCTCGAATTGAAATCGAACAAAAAATAATTAGATTAACATATAAGAGTTTGAtgaatataataaattattttaggCCAACTTCAATTAGTCGATtaattgatataaaaaaattttataaaaaaattattataacctTCATATATCACAAGAAATCTTGATCCTCATTAGGGTCATTGAGTTCCAAACTTAACCCCAACTTTAATCTCTAAAAGCTTCCATTTTCTTGGAGGCCTGGAAACTTATGGTTCCAATTCACCTCATCAATGGGAAGAGCATGCTTTTATCTTTCTCAGCTTTTGTCCTTCTAAGAAATGATTCCTAGTTATTGCTTAAAGAACACCTCAGTTGGAATATTTCTTGCCTCAGCCTGACTCAAAGTGAGGGCAATGATTGCTTGACAGTGTTGCCAGTATCCTTTTTGCAGCACTGAAATAAATGTAAGTTGATGTTGTACAATCTGCCATTGAGACTTACACCATCAATGCCTTGGAAACCACATGATGATTCACTTACCTGTAACCCAATGCATTCATTTATTCTTCATCAGAATGCTACACTGCATTCTTGGAAGAACATGTGGGCACACACTTCAACTTGTTGAGATTGGAGAAAAACCATGTCCTACTACTGTTCATAAACCATATCATAAATTATGCTGGATCAAGTGGGGTTCTTCCTTGCCACTGGGGCATCAATCCCTCCTTCCCAAATCATTGTGCAGTGGGGATGTGAAGGCCTGTATCATAGTTAtcataaataagaaaaattagtgCTTTGTTGATTTGGCTATGTTATTGGATTGAAAAATTAGGCCTATAATAAGAAATGACATACACTGTTAAATGAATTACATGTCTTTGTTTGAAGTGATAGCAATTGAAGTTCTTAGCATTATTGAACTTAAGCCACCAAAGAAAGactgggtgtgtgtgtgtgtgtgttcaaaTCTTGTAAAAAGGGTTCATCTTttaagacaacttggttaattctcCTCCTCTTGGATGTTTGTGTAGTCAATGCCACTTGTTTGGGTGCAATGACACCATAAAGTGAGTCTAAGGGTGTCAAATTGATTTCACCTCCAAATGCTTAAAATGCATCTATCTATCTCTGCACTATTGGATGTGTGAAAGAGTTCAAACTAATAGGAAGGGTGCATTGATTGAAGTACCCTACCATCATCATCACATTGGACTGTGCAAGAAGGTGAGGAGAATGTGATTGCTCCTGGTCCAACTATTTTTCATGAGGTTGGAATGCCAAGTGAACTAAGATAGATGTAAATAGGTACACCTAAAGGACAATTTCCATCCCAAGAAAATTAAAAGTCCTCTAAATTTGA comes from Musa acuminata AAA Group cultivar baxijiao chromosome BXJ3-3, Cavendish_Baxijiao_AAA, whole genome shotgun sequence and encodes:
- the LOC103977451 gene encoding uncharacterized protein LOC103977451; amino-acid sequence: MGNCQVTDAAAVVIQHPGGRAERLYWPTSASEVMKNNPGYYVALITLYVPEEKLDGNGGGTLRLTRVRLLKATDTLLLGQVYRLITSQEVMKAIQARKIEKMKKRQAELMERQQQQRIGTDDEVVHVGKDGEDKEDSEITDQVAKQERDGHKTSKQSAARPRHWRPSLQIIAETGS
- the LOC135633209 gene encoding nucleobase-ascorbate transporter 6-like; this encodes MAGGGGAAPAPKQDELQPHPVKDQLPNVSYCITSPPPWPEAILLGFQHFLVMLGTTVIIPTALVPQMGGGNDEKARVVQTLLFVAGINTLFQTLFGTRLPAVIGGSYTFVVPTISIILAGRYSNIVDPHEKFLRIMRGTQGALIVASTLQIIVGFSGLWRNVARFLSPLAVVPLVALAGFGLYELGFPGVAKCIEIGLPQIILLVIFSQYIPHSLHSEKPVFDRFSVILSVAIVWLYAYFLTVGGAYRHTPPKTQLHCRTDRSGLVGGSPWIRFPYPFQWGAPTFDAGEAFAMMAASFVSLVESTGTFIAVTRYASATPLPPSVLSRGIGWQGIGILLDGLFGTANGSSVSVENAGLLALTRIGSRRVVQISAGFMIFFSILGKFGAVFASIPAPIFAALYCLFFAYVGAAGLSFLQFCNLNSFRTKFILGLSVFMGLSVPQYFNEYTSVAGYGPVHTKARWFNDIINVIFSSKPFVAGLVAFFLDNTLHRHHDATKRDRGYHWWKRFRSFKADTRSEEFYALPFNLNKFFPSV